TTTCGGCTCGGGCTGAATGTGTCAACCACCCGCTCGATTTTAAGCAAAGGGGAGGCGGGCGGCGTCGTTGAAACGTTCGGAACGTTCGTCGTTGGCGGCGATGTCGTCGTTGGGTTTGTCGTGTTTTTGATTTTGGTCATCATCCAGTTTGTTGTCATCACCAAAGGGGCGGAGCGCGTCTCTGAAGTGGCGGCCCGCTTTACGCTCGATGCGATGCCCGGCAAACAGATGAGCATTGACGCCGATTTAAATGCCGGCATGATTTCGGAGCAAGAAGCCCGAAAGCGGCGGGAAAAAGTGGCGCAAGAAGCCGACTTTTACGGAGCAATGGACGGGGCGAGCAAGTTCGTGAAAGGCGACGCCATCGCCGGCATCATTATCGTCGTCATCAACATGTTGTTTGGCATGGTGATCGGCGTCGTTGAGCAAGGGATGGAGATGGCGGAGGCGGCGAAGCGCTACACGCTTTTGACGGTCGGCGACGGAATCGTCAGCCAAATTCCGGCGCTGTTGATTTCCACGGCGACCGGCATCATCGTCACCCGGGCGGCGTCGGACAGCAACTTGAGCGGCGATATTATGCGCCAGCTGTTCGCGTTTCCGAAAATGTTGTACGTCACGGCAGGAACGATTTTCCTGCTCGGCTTGTTTACGCCGATCAACGACTTGTTGACGATGCCGATTGCCGGGTTGCTGGCGCTTGGCGGCTACCGATTTATCGAGCGGCAAAAGCAAGAAGAAGCGGCATTGGCCGCTCCGGAAGAGGAGGCGGCGGCCGCCGACGAATTGAAAAGCCCGGAAAGCGTCATCCAACTGTTGCATATCGATCCTATTGAATTTGAGTTCGGCTATGCGCTCATTCCGCTCGCTGATGCCAATCAAGGCGGGGATTTGCTTGACCGGATCGTCATGATCCGTCGGCAGCTCGCGCTCGAGCTTGGCATTGTCATCCCGGTTGTGCGCATTCGCGACAACATCCAGTTGCAGCCGAATGAATACCGGATCAAAGTGAAAGGCGAGGAAGTGGCGCGCGGCGAGTTGCTGCTTGACCATTATTTGGCGATGAGCCCCGGGGTTGACGACGATTCGATTGATGGCATTGACACCATCGAGCCGGCGTTTGGTCTGCCAGCGAAATGGATTTCCGAGACCGTAAAAGACCGGGCGGAAATGCTTGGCTATACGGTCGTCGACCCGCCATCGGTCGTCTCGACACACTTAACGGAGGTGCTGAAAGC
Above is a window of Geobacillus thermoleovorans DNA encoding:
- the flhA gene encoding flagellar biosynthesis protein FlhA, with amino-acid sequence MQAQIKDLSVLFLVVLIVAMLVIPLPTWLLSVLIIINISLALLVLLTAMNTKEPLEFSIFPSLLLVLTLFRLGLNVSTTRSILSKGEAGGVVETFGTFVVGGDVVVGFVVFLILVIIQFVVITKGAERVSEVAARFTLDAMPGKQMSIDADLNAGMISEQEARKRREKVAQEADFYGAMDGASKFVKGDAIAGIIIVVINMLFGMVIGVVEQGMEMAEAAKRYTLLTVGDGIVSQIPALLISTATGIIVTRAASDSNLSGDIMRQLFAFPKMLYVTAGTIFLLGLFTPINDLLTMPIAGLLALGGYRFIERQKQEEAALAAPEEEAAAADELKSPESVIQLLHIDPIEFEFGYALIPLADANQGGDLLDRIVMIRRQLALELGIVIPVVRIRDNIQLQPNEYRIKVKGEEVARGELLLDHYLAMSPGVDDDSIDGIDTIEPAFGLPAKWISETVKDRAEMLGYTVVDPPSVVSTHLTEVLKAHAHELLGRQETKQLIDHLKESYPVLVDDVTPNPLSVGDVQKVLAKLLKEKVSIRNLPLIFEALADFARLTSDTDLLTEYVRQALARQITSQYAVPGEPLRVITLSGRAEKTIADAVQQTEHGRYLALEPARAQAFVEAVAAALERYPFAGQTPILLCSPAVRMYVRQLTERHFPTVPVLSYNELEADVEVQSVGMVEIE